The Phacochoerus africanus isolate WHEZ1 chromosome 9, ROS_Pafr_v1, whole genome shotgun sequence genomic sequence gtgatagttttacttcttcttttccaatatggattccttgtatatctttttcttctctgattgccatggataggacttccaaaaacaTATTGAATGACAGTGGTGACTGTATATCCTTGTccttttcctgatcttagtggaaatgctttcagcttttcaccactgagtatgatgttagttctGGTTTGTAATATACGGCCTTTATGTTGAAGCATGTTCCATCTGTGCCCACtttcttgagagtttttatcatacatatatgttgaatattgtcaaaagCATGTtcggcatctattgagatgactatatgcttttcattcttcaatttgttaatattgtgtatcacactgattgatttgcagatattgaaaaatccttgtatccctgagataaatctcacttgatcatagtgtatgatccttctCAAGTATAATTGGATTCTGTTTGCCAGTATTCTGCTGAGGAgttttgcatctctgttcattagtgatattaacctatgattttcctttttgtgatatttttgcctggttttggtatcagggtgattctGGCTTCCTGGAATGAGTTCAGAAGTATTCTTTCCTCTGagattttttggaataatttcaaaaagataggcattaacttttctctaaatgtttggtaaaatccacctgtgaagccatctagccctggacttttatttctttggagtttttaaattattgattcaatttcagCACTTCAGGACTAGTAatttgtctgttcatattttctatcttttcctaGTTCATACTTAtgagattacatttttttctaagaagttGTTCAttccttctaggttgtccattttattggcatctaTTTGCTCATGGTAGTCTCTTATCCTTTATGTTTCTGTGTTCAGTTGTAACCTGaccgtgcctttttttttttttttttggtcctggcAGGATTCTGACTGAGAGGAGTTTACAAAattgaagagaaaatattcaccATCCTGAAGTACTTTTCAAAAGTACTTGTGTATTTGTTCAGACACCTACATACAGATAGAGATAGGTATTTACTGCATAACAACACAATGCACATGCTGTTTTGCTGTCCAGAGTTTCATTCAAAAATGTGTGTGATTTCCTTTAACTATATGGAATTTGAACTTGTTTTCAATGCCTTCAAAAATTTGACTGTATGGCTGTATCACAATGTGTTAAATTTATCAATTGGTATGTGTTTTAGTTCTTTCATTCACTTTTAAGATATTCTCACTGAAACGAACTTCTATATGGCTATGTCTTTGTACACAACcacaattacttttttaaaaatctttctggggctgcagccatggcatatggaagttcccaggctaggagtcgaatcagagctacagccacctgcctacaccagagccatggcaaggtgggatccaagttgtgtctgtgacttacaccacagctcagagcaacgctggatccttaacccactgagtgaagctagggaatcaaaaccacattctcatagatgctagttgggttcattaactgctgagccacaacaggaactcccacatccaCAATTACTTAATGTATGAATGTATAAAAATGAAGTCTTCTGTGCATTATTCTAGTATTtgaacaatatgaaaaaaaatcacgttGGCTTTTTTGGAGATGTTAAGATGATTATAGTTAATTTTTGAGTTATTATTTACCTATTTTCAGAGGTTATTTCTAATTGGTAATTACCGATGGGgccctactctacagcacagggaactgtgtgcttttaggtcactttgttgtacaacagaaattgaagaaacattgtaaataaactatgcttGAATAAAAGATGGTAATTatcaataattataaaatttccaaCAAAATAGCGtagagatatttttttaaatattccacttttgtttccctctttctctctagtGTCTTATTATGAGTTTTTAGATCCTTTGGTTGCTCTGGTCAAACCAATTAGTTCCCTCGGGGTAAAGTCCCCTGATCCATAAGCTCTAAACTAAAATGTTTTTGCAGTATCATTTGGTCACTGTTTTCTAGAGCTGTAATTAGCTTCATTTCTTCTTACATCAGGATTTTATATGGCATTTTGTTTTGGAGAACATAGAAAAGTCTCAGCTTTCCTGATGATGCTGTTCTCTTTATACAGGTAAAATGGGAGGATGTAAATAGATTTAACAATGCAAAGTGTGGCTTTAGTTTCAGACATAATATTTGTTGCTTTAATTGCTTTGAATATGAGTAATATCCTCAAGTGTATGAGTGTTATCCTAACACAACGTAGATAGACTCCAGGATAAGGAATTGAATAGTACAGAAGAATAATTGTATGAAAGTATATAGACACATTGCAAAAGGCTAACTGACTTTGACTTTAAGTTAGTATCACATTGTTCTTAGGGTAATGTGAAAGATATTAGCAAAAGTCAAATGGTGTTATAGTATTTTGGGTCATCATAGGTGGCAATTAATCATTCTGTTCCTAATGCTGATTAAATGAATGTTTCTTACTCTCTGCCACTTGATGAACAGTcaagaaaaatgactgaaatgtgaaaatatttttaaaaggtaatcgTGTTTTCTTTCCATTAGCTTTCCTAGAGAGATGTGTATAAAATGATTATCTTCTGTAAGAAAGGGAAGCACATTTATTAGGAACTCAAGATTACAAGATGGAAAAGGATTTCATACACATTTAAGTAGAAGGGACTTAGAgaccaaaaaaatccaaagctgAATAATTTCCAATGTCATGtcactttaaaatatgattaGAAATTATCTAATATATAAAACTACCAGAGATTGAATTTGCCTTCCTGGTCTCTTACATGGTTAGAAATAGCATGTTGTGTtgttgtgtattaattttatcacTAAGCTGTAAATAGAATGAAGAAAGATTTGGAGAAAGTTAACAAAtgagagttggggggggggtggcaggggatagaatagaataagaaagaaaggaaccctGAGTCCATGAGTGGAACTTAAAAAGGTATTGAGTTTGCTGAAGCTTTCAAACAGAAAGTGAAGGAGtgacatttgtttcatttttgcacATAAAAGGTTATTTGAAAGAacacagaattatttattttttcaatagatATAAATAGTAAAAGTAGGGGTGGTATTTAATCAGAGGAAGCAGTGTTTTACTTGGATATAAAGAAGGTTTTGTGACAATTTGAAAGATAAAATGCAGGAAGTTTCAGCTGAGGGGGTTGTTAAATGCATAGTATTTTTAATTgaggaaaaaatttatataaatgatacTTTAGATTAATACTGTGTCCAAATCTAACTGCTATCTGTAGATCCCTTTCAATTTGATGACTATTATTCAGTTACCAATATTCACTCCATCTGTAAAGGATTAAATGTCTCCATGGGGTATTAATCAATTCTCCATGGACCAAGAAAAGAACTAATCAAAACAGAAGGCAAAGAGGAAGGCCATGTCTTTTGCATGATGgatatcaaattaattttttttttttttggcttttggttatttctttgggccgctcccgcggcatatggaggttcccaggctaggggtcaaatcagagctgtagtcactggcctacgccagagccacagcaacgcgggatccgagccacgtctgcaacctacaccacagctcacggcaatggcagatcgttaacccactgagcaagggcagggaccgaacccacaacctcatggttcctagtcggattcgttaaccactgcgccatgacggcaactcctcaAATTAGTTTTTTACATGTGGGTAAAATTATTATGTTTGAGAAAATGTACTTCAGAGTATAACCAGTAGATAAGAGAAGAAGCATTTAGAACACTGTAATTCAGGAGTTTTAGCCTATGAATATTTGATGACTTTTCGGTGAATAAACATCATATCACTGTGTCTCCATTTAGAAACCTCTCTATAGCTTTTGACCTGAACTGAGATATAGATCCTAACTCTGTCTCAGGTGACTTTAAAACCTGAGATgacacaaggacacaggtttgatccctggcctgccacaGCAGTTAAAAAGATTtgacattgccgcagctgcagcataggtcacaactgtggcttggacttgatctctggctcaggagcgccctatgccacagggcagccaaaaaataaacaaaagaacaaaactggaatgACCCAAACTTTTGAGTTTCTACATTCCCTGACATTAGGATAGGTACATCTAAGGTCCATATTTATATCTCATTCTTCTTTAAACTCACTTTTCCTAAAACTCTCAGTTCTTGCCTAGTTGATGGAGATTGGAGAgccaaaaggcaaataaattcaCAGCTATATGCACATGGCTGATAAGAGCTTATTAAGAAACTCTCTGAAGAGCCTTAACACGTAAAAGATACCAGGAGATATAATACCACAATGTTTTAATACAAAATTCTACAATTACAGAATTTCTAGATTCAGTCCAGAAAGTACtgtcaatcatatctcaaaaATTGTCTTTTACTTAAAGTAAGACTTATGCTTCTTTTCTTTGACATTCTATAAattcttcttaatttttcatcctttttaggtttacaatttatttctttttctctaagtcATCTCACTTTTATAGTTccttattttctattattcttgGTTGCTTAGGAGGTGAGCAGTTTTCTTTATCAATATTCCttaattatatatctatatattcctAATTATATAGGTTTTTTTCATCCAAATACATCCTCTTCTATCTTTCAGCAATAATTCCTGAAGTATATAAATAGCTCCATTAATACCTTTTATGATTCTAAGTTTTAGGATACTTGGATAACAACACAAGTGTAGTCCTTAACTTTATGGGAGTTGCAGTCTCACtgggaaggaaaacaaatgaaaatattaatgaacTGCATTTGTAGTGAGCATTACAAAGAAATGCAGTAGTTTTtagaaagcaaatatatttagTCTACACAGactagtttttattttgatgactgAAAGAATGTGAATATTATAATCTCCTATTATATGTGGAGATAATCATAATATGCTATCCAAATACCTTTTATATATGGAATTTTGATATTATCTACTGTCcaataacatttcttttcttatttattcatttatgatgTGTATTTAGCACTATTATAGCCAGGTGAAAATAATAGAAGAGAAGCAACATTATCAGTTACTGAATATTTACACATAATAGATATACAATCAATAAAAGATTataaaaccaaaattattttatacctcaaattttatatttattatcggtaatattattattgataataatattttataaatattataattatttataaaagattATAAAACCTCAAttgttataattatattatacctcagattttataattattttatacccATTGTATACTTCTCTGAGAAGTCAGTATTACTAACTGCAATTTCATAGATGAACTAAGGTTCAagaatttaagtaacttgccccaaatctCTTGTCAGTGGCTCAATATAgcttaaatctttttttacaGAATCCAAGGCCACATTCTTTCCATTGTGCGATGTTGCTTCTCTAACTAAAACTGAAATTATAGGATAAtgtgatatgggagttcctgtcatggcgcagtggttaacaaatccaactaggaaccatgaggttgcgggttcgatccctggccttgctcattgggttaacggtccagtgttgccgtgagctgtggtgtaggttgcatacacggctcggatcctgcattgcagtggctctggtgtagcctggcagctacagctctgattagacccctagcctgggaacctccatatgctgaaggaggagcccaagaaatagcaaaaagatcaaaaaaaaaaaaaaaagataatgtgatATGTTCTTACACAGAGGCCTGAATAAGAAGCTTTTCAGTATACATGACACCCTTCATAGTTTTCAGCGTCACAGACCATGTGCTAAGTACTTTAGGGCAGTGCTCCTCAAATTATCTTTGGTAAAGGACCAGGGTTGTTTTTCTCAAATCCTTCTTCGACTGATACTTTAGAAAACATGAAATCATATGCTTGGGTTTTGCCGTGATGTGAAATTTCTGGAGAAATTTCTAAATACTTACTCTCAGTTTCTGCACCTAACATGATGTAAACTGGTGACAGACAGTTAATGGACCTGCACCTCTGTATGGACCATTTTTCATGGCttcaggaactcctaatatgaaTAAGTCACAATCCCTGCCTTCGAGAAGCTTATAGTCTCCCAGATGAATTAGAACATTACTCAGTTTGCTAAAATACAAGAAATCCTAAAAAATATATGTTGGTAGTATAAAGCAAGACCTCAAATTGTTAATAAACCTAGAAGACAAGTGTTTTCAAGAGATAGGGAGTCAGTAGGATGGGTCATTTGCCAAAATAAGGCTTGTAGTCTTGAAAGTTGATGAAAGTGTTGAGAATTGATGAAGAGTTTGTGTGACCGGAGACAGGCCATATTAATTTCAGGTTGATTTCTGTTACCTCTGTTGATCAATCTTGTATCTTTTGAAAAACATCATAGCATCTACACTGGGAAGAAGCAGAgtgtttttaaatgcatagaaAACCTGGTGGTTATGGTggtaatataaattaaattctaGTAGTCATAAAGCAAGACTTCATAGATGTGGtcaacatttaaataatattgaagATGAATATGTTCCAGGAGGTAGGAactgggaaggaggaaaaaggccCTACTCTGGATGAAGATTATAGGCTTGAAAGATTTTTCAATAGTGATTATTATTTTGATGTGACTAAGGTCAAATCATGCTAGATctgattcaaaaatcaaaaagtttGAGGATGACTTTATATTACTCTGGTTGACTATTTTGTTTCTCCTGAGTTACAGGGCACCAATGATGGGAAGAAGCAGAGGTTCATAAAGACAGAGACAAGACACTGATAAGAACAACTCTATATAAGAGCCACTCATTTCTATGTGTAAACACTTTTAGAGTCCATAAACATATTAGGCCACTTTTAATACTAATAGCCTACTGGAAATAGGCTTTCGTAACTTTCATCTCTCCCCTCCAAATTCATTGAAATAAttatcataatttatatttttcctattgtCTTCCATCAGGTAGCAATATTAACAAAGCCCATGGATGGAGCAAATCATTCTGTGGTGTCAGAGTTTGTGTTCCTGGGACTCACCATCTCCTGGGAAATACAACTTCTCCTCTTTGTGTTCATCTCCACATTTTACGTGGCAAGCATGATGGGAAACTCCCTCATTTTGCTCACTGTGACTTCCGACCCTCACTTACACTTGCCCATGTACTTTCTGTTGGCCAACCTCTCCTTCATTGACATGGGAGTTTCTTCTGTCACTTCTCCCAAGATGATTTATGACCTTTTCAGGAAATGTAAAGTCATCTCCTTCAGTGGCTGCATTGCTCAGATCTTCTTCATCCACGTCATTGGTGGTGTGGAGGTAGTAGTGCTTATCACCATGGCCTTTGACAGATATGTTGCCGTATGTAAACCTCTCCATTATCTAACCATCATGAGCCCAAGAATGTGTATCTCCTGGATGACTGGCCTTATCCACTCCACGGTTCCACTGGCTTCTGTGGTAAACTTACCCTTCTTTGGGCCTAATGTGTTGGACAGCTTTTACTGTGACCTTCCTTGGTTCATCAAACTTGCCTGCACAGACACTTACCAGCTAGAATCCATGGCCACAGCCAATAGTGGACTCATCCCTGTGGCTCCTTCATCATTCTGATCATTTCCTATATTGTCATCATTCTCACTGTTCAGAAACACTCTTCAGCAGGTTCCTCCAAGGCTCTGCCCACACTGTCAGCTCACATCACTGTGGTAGTCTTGGCCTTTGGTCCTTTGATATTTCTCTGTACATGGCCATCTCCCTCCATACACCTGGATAAGTTTTTGGCCGTCTTTGATTCAGTTTTCAATCCTTTCTTAAATCCTTTCATTTACACATTCAGGaatcaagaaatgaaaacagcaatGAGGAGAGTATGCAGAAAGCTAGTACATGAGTTACACGAAGATCTCTTAAAAGTGATTCCTATATTATGAAGAGCTCTTGTTGCTTACTGATGTTCATTATTAAAGGCAATCTCAGGGAAAATCTTTTCTTCAGCCTGCTTTGATTTTATTATACACAGTGATGTAGAGTTTATTTAGTCTTTCACTTAGGATGGGATGGGGCATTAacttctgaaaagagaaaaagagttacatatgaaatatttctaaTCAAAGGTTATAGTAATATTGAGCTTTGATTCCAAAGgaataatattttatgaagtaATTATTACAAATACAATACTTCTTTAGGGCTGTCAGAACAGGGAGAACATCTCTCTCTTCATAGAAGTCTGCTTCACAGTCAGGAACTCCCATCAGTACCTAACAGGAGGTTTGCTTAGTGAAGTTTAAACTGAATGTTCCTGTTGTAGCTGCAGCCTGCCACATTCCACCCTCCTTTGGGACTCTTCCAGGACTGTACAAGGAGGGCAGAATCTTTGAGACCATGCATGTCAGACCACAGTGGGCATACACATCTTGGTAGAAGCCACGGGAGCTGTTCTTGAATTTAAAAACTGGGAAACACCAGAGTTTTTCTCTCTGATTAGAATTATACTTCTCAAGCCAATTAAAATTtcattccccttttctttctaattctttctcttcatttttcttccattgCTTATGCTTTCTGGGCTAGAAAAAtgtttccctctttccttctcctttctcacactatcttccttctcttccctctggtCCTATTATTCCTCCTCCTTTTGATCACAAGAGTTGAGCAATAGTCTGTGAGTGAGAGGAGAATAATTGCATGCCAAGTGTAGGGTCACTTACAAAAGTGGGTTTCATATTTTTGACTAAAACCCACACTATGGAGTACTGTATTTATTGCAGTGTGTACCACAGCCCAGCTTCATAAGGAATTGGAAAAAAGTTTTAcgtaatattatttattttggaaaaaaaatattttatttcttcttcaattaCAAACTTTGGTTTACAAGTGACTTTGTCAGCTATAGAATCTATGCTAAGAAAATTACACAGAAGATGGATAATAACATTTATTGCCTCTAATTAAGAGAAGAATAAATAGCCTAAAATAACTGTATGCCATATATATAATGAAAGCAAATAGAAGTTGCTGCTTGAAAACCATACCATCTCTATCCAttcaattttgtcttttattatccTAATTTACACCAGGATAATACTTTATCTAGAGATAAATGTTCCATTTATCCCCCTTGATAAACAAAACCACATTCTATTACTTGCATAGTTGGAAGTATTTTTGGTCATATTACTTCTTATACAGTCTCAGTTACCCATATTAATTATGATTTTAATACTAGTTTCCATTTTACTGAGGATTCCCGAAGGTGAATAATTCAGGATTGACTGTCATATACAATCATTTCAGTAAGCCACTAAGCTCATAAACTCAAAATATAACCCTCAACAATGACATATATTCTACTCACACTTTCTTATAGGCAGTAAATATTATTCTTAAAGTAGCAAAAATGAATGTGTTCActaacttgattaaaaaatgtaGATACTCTATAAAGATATACACaaagtcatacacacacacacccttggcAATGTTTGTTTCAATGTtcaatcttatttaaaaatcGTTCAGGGAATATCCATTAATTTGACACTAAACTAAGGTCTTAAAGTCACTAAGGATATTAAAAGctaaatataagtaaatacatTACAGAATGCTTCAAAGTATAATTCAAATTTGTTGATcacatagtttcatttttttctaattttagatgTTTGTTGTATAGACTATACAGTAAACTCAGgggtaatatttataaaaatattatcaaatcagTCTGAATTATCCAAGAACATACTTTGATTATGTGAGTTTGATCATGTAAAAATGCTTTTAGCTAGTAATTactatgagaatttttttctagtaaaagctacctcatttaaaatagtaaaatcagTTAAAAGTTTTTGGAATATGAATTTTATTAGATTGATTGCAGCATCTATTAATCTTTACAAACTGATTCTTATAgaacctatttatttttaaatgctttgtatAAGAGTTATCACTATTTCCTTGATGTTTTTTCataaacaaacatgaaaatatttcctgtttGTCCAGTAAGAATAATGTGTTTCAAATACAGAAACATGGCCACACATAAAGCTTTTAGGATCAATTTTACCCACTCACCAACAGATCAAAACTAGAATCAGATTCACCAAGACAGCAAAAGCAGAGATACATACAGACATTGGATCTTAAAGAACTTTCTACTTCCAATAGAAATGAGACATATTCTTAtacaaatagattaaaaaaaaactagcaaaTAAAATTCTCCACCATTTCTCATTGATAGACAGTAGGTCCTGCACTAGTTTTCTAGAGCTGATATAACAAAGTATGATGTACAAACTGGATTTTTTTCACACACAGAAATCCCTGTCACACATTCAGAAGTTCAAAATAAAAGTGTTCAAAAACAACCCTTCTGAGGAATGTGAAGGAAGGATCACTTCCACTTCTCTTCCCTTGGTTTATACATGACTGTCTTCTCCTATATctcttcacatcatcttccctcTATGTGTATTTGTCTCTGTGCCCcaatttcctccttttaaaagcATACCGGTAGTTTGGAGGAGGGCTAATCCTAATTACCTTCTCTTAACTCATTATACCTGTGATGACCTTATTGCCAAATGAGGTCACATTTTGAAGTATTGGGGGTTGGACTTCAGCaaatgaattttgaggggataCAATTCATGCCATGACAGACACTCACTGCCCCAGCAGAGGTTACCAAAAGGCCATATTATGAATCTAAATTCATAATCTCTTTTGCCACCAGTGTGGAATCATTTATCAGGATCCAAACCAAACTTGTCCAAAGacccagaaacaaacaaatcaacagactaaaaaaaattaccaaagcaCAAAAGCAAAACAGAGGTTGGAGTGGCAGTGAAGGTAAAGTTTACTGTTATTTAGGATTCAGTATGGAAACTGAGAAGAGACATGCCTGGGCTTAAATGTCCCATGAAGGGCACTGCTTAGGAAGCACAGTTTATTGGTTCCAGAAGGTGTCCACTCAGATATTTTGATGTGCCTTAAAAATCTTCATATTATAATTTTCAAGAAGTTAAAAACATGATTCATAAAGAAAATCATATGttcagtatttattaatttagtaATGATAGAATAGCAAGATTGGAAGCTGCTTGCAATCAAGTTTTGGTGGAATAAGTTTCTAAGATTAAATTAatttggcctatagttttctttttttgtggtatctttgtctggttttggaattagggtgatggtggcatcatatgtctttgggagtgttctttcatcttcaaccttttgaaaaagtttaaggaggataagttgaagttcctctttgtatgtttggtagaattttcctgtgaaccaaatggtcctggacttttatttgtagggagtgtttttatgacatattcattcTAGTgaggcagactattgcctttggaactgataagcaatgagatcccactgtatgtcactgggaactgtatcaagtcactaatgatggagcatgataatgtgagaaaaaagaatcgatacatgtatgtgtaactgtgtcaccatactttacaggagaaaattgacagaacactctaaaccagctataataaaagaatctttatatattgaaaataattaattaattaattaatttggtcTGTAAATGGCCTCCGTATCTTTTGATTTCAGTAGTGGCATGATTCTAACCTGTACCATAATTGGGCTGAAGCTCAGTTATCaactttagaaatttatttttcttttgtccatgaagctttttattttaaaatttgtttgtgtaTGAAACATGCAATAGGCCCATAGAACATATTAGCTCTTGAATTAAGAGAACCCActtattttgatagggattgcattgattctgtggattgccttaggtagtatgctcattttaacaatattaattcatgCAACCCATTAAAACAATATATCTATCCATCTGATTATTTCATCTTCAGTTACTTTTatcaatgtcttacagttttccaaGTACTGGTATTTTATCTCCTAAGTTagatttgtttcaaggtattttacTAATATGTGTTCTATCCtggataatgttccatgtgcagttgaaaataatgtgtattctactgcttttagatggaatgttctatatatacatgtgtgaatatagaacaaaccaaaaatacaatatgtatgtattaattttatttgctttaatatGTCATATAAGACCCGTGTTCCCTTAcggattttctgtctggatgatctgtccattgatgtaagtggggagTTAAAATTCTCTACTCTTTAtatgttactgtcaatttctccatttatgtctttaatatatatattttaaaatatttaggtcCTCTTATGTTGGGTTCatgtatatttaaattgttacatcttcttggattgtttcctggatcattatgtaatgtccctctTTATCTCATATTGTTTGAGTAAACTCTATGTTGTCTGATGTAACTTCTGTGATCTTGGCTTGTTTTTTTCATTGCCATTTACATAGAAtacctttttccttcctctcacttttagtttctgtgtgtcttttgatCTGTAGTAACTATTATAGGGAATACttatgagtcttgtttttgtatccattcagccactctatgtcttttacTTGGAGtattagtccatttacatttaaagtaattattaatactTATACACATGCTATCACTTTATTAATTGTTTGGAGGGGGGttggtagttcttttttattcctatctcttttttttgttctcttccttGTAATTTGATGATGATTTTAGTGTCATATTTGAATACACCACATGGGTGACTCAGTGAAGACAAATatgtaaaagtaggaaatcatccacacacaaatatcaaAACCAGCAGTCATGAAaaaaggagagtacaaatgcagaatattggaaatgcatttgaaattgagaccagcaacttaaaacaagcatgtagatagatagacagaatgatagatagatagatagatagatagatagatagatagatagagggatagagagatagacagatagaaatatatctatatatcagtttgattaggtcccattggtttatttttgctctaatttc encodes the following:
- the LOC125136726 gene encoding LOW QUALITY PROTEIN: olfactory receptor 4F3/4F16/4F29-like (The sequence of the model RefSeq protein was modified relative to this genomic sequence to represent the inferred CDS: inserted 1 base in 1 codon), translated to MDGANHSVVSEFVFLGLTISWEIQLLLFVFISTFYVASMMGNSLILLTVTSDPHLHLPMYFLLANLSFIDMGVSSVTSPKMIYDLFRKCKVISFSGCIAQIFFIHVIGGVEVVVLITMAFDRYVAVCKPLHYLTIMSPRMCISWMTGLIHSTVPLASVVNLPFFGPNVLDSFYCDLPWFIKLACTDTYQLESMATANSGLIPVXSFIILIISYIVIILTVQKHSSAGSSKALPTLSAHITVVVLAFGPLIFLCTWPSPSIHLDKFLAVFDSVFNPFLNPFIYTFRNQEMKTAMRRVCRKLVHELHEDLLKVIPIL